In Corvus moneduloides isolate bCorMon1 chromosome 3, bCorMon1.pri, whole genome shotgun sequence, one DNA window encodes the following:
- the MSGN1 gene encoding mesogenin-1 codes for MDKLHETLINMEDALGSEHSACLSSWDWKSSAGSFELHPISPPHSLSPTPSFESYSSSPCPAAAETPYGSGGSGLVGYGLVDFPPAYLPSPGQARLPKGTKVRMSAQRRRKASEREKLRMRTLADALHTLRNYLPPIYSQRGQPLTKIQTLKYTIKYISELTELLNSVKRV; via the coding sequence ATGGACAAATTGCACGAGACATTGATAAACATGGAAGATGCTTTGGGTTCGGAACACTCCGCCTGCTTATCATCCTGGGACTGGAAAAGCTCTGCTGGGTCTTTCGAGCTGCACCCCATCTCGCCCCCGCACAGCTTGTCCCCGACGCCCTCCTTCGAGTCCTACTCCTCGTCCCCTTGTCCGGCGGCCGCAGAGACCCCCTAtggcagcggcggcagcggcctGGTGGGATACGGCCTGGTGGACTTCCCCCCCGCCTACCTGCCCAGCCCCGGGCAGGCCCGGCTGCCCAAGGGCACCAAGGTGCGGATGTCTGCCCAGCGCAGGAGGAAGGCCAGCGAGAGGGAGAAGCTGCGCATGAGGACCTTGGCCGACGCGCTCCACACGCTGCGCAATTACCTGCCCCCCATCTACAGCCAGCGGGGCCAGCCCCTCACCAAAATCCAGACCCTGAAGTACACCATCAAGTACATTAGCGAACTGACCGAGCTCCTCAACAGCGTCAAGCGGGTGTAG